The nucleotide sequence AGCAGGTCGGCCACGCGCCAGCGCTCCGGATTGACCAGCGGTCCGGCGCTGAGATCCCGCAGCGCCCGAGTGTAGCTGAAACCGGCGGCGGCTGCGAATGCGAGCACGAGCGCGACGGCCGACAGCATGATCCAGAACTGCAGCGCCTGGTTCCAGGTCATCCCCCGCATGCCGCCGAGGATGCTGAAGGCGATCATCGCCACGGCGGTGACCGTCACGCCGGTGGCGTAGGGGCTGAGGCCCAGGACCCCGCCTCCGACCAGCAGTTCCCACACCGTCCCGGCACCGACCATCTGCGGAGCCAGGTAGAACAGGACGATGATCTGCACGAGCGCGACGGCGACCAGCCGGGCAGCGGCCGAATCGAACCGAGCTGCAAAGTAATCCGGCAGGGTGTACTCCCCGAAGCGCCGCAGCGGACTGGCGGTGAACAGCAGCAGAGGCACGAAGCCGCCGGCGAACCCCACCCCGAACCAGACGCCGTCCAGCCCGGATGCGTACACGGCCCCCGCTACACCCAAGAACGACGCGGCGCTGAAGTAGTCGCCGCACACCGCCGAGGCATTCAGCGAGGCATTCACCGTGCGGCTGGCCAGGTAGAACTCGAGCCGTGTGCTGGCCTGCCGGCGCGCATACCACGACAGCACCAGCGCGGCCGCCATCACGCCCAGCGTGGTCGCCAGAGCGGCCGTCTGCACGTCACCGACCTCCGGGCGGCGCCCAGCTACCCGGGCGGAGGGAGTCGTCGCGATGGCGTTCGAGCAGGTCTTCCTCCAGGCGGTTGGCCCGCATCGTGTACGAGATCGCCAGGAGAACGCAAAACAGCGGGTAGACGATGGTGGCCGCGACGAACGCGGGCGTGAGTCCGCCCCAGATGGGCAGCGTCACCCACGGATCCCAAAGCGCCTGCAGCACCGGCAGGAGGAGCGTCCCCGCGAAGAACAAAGCCGCATGTCCGAAGGTCAGTCGGCGCTGGGCGCGGAAGACCGCCTCGACTTCCTCCGGGGTATCGAACTCGGGGTAGTTCCACAGGACGGAGTCGACTTCGTCCTGTGAGGTCAAAGCATCGCCTGCATATCCAGGCAAGATCGGCCCCAGATTCCGCCGCACACTCTGCTATCGCGTGCCGCCACACAGGGCGCGCCGACGGAGCGGTTGCTTACCCCCCTTGAGATTGGCCGGCGCGTATCGAAAGTCCTACGGGCCGAGGATGCGGTCGGCCATGCGCTTTGCCGCTCCGGGTGTCCCCATGTTTGCCCGACCGGCCTCGCCGCGCCGGGTGCGTTCGGTGGGATCGGCCAGCAGGCGCAACACCACGGCGGCGGCCTGCGCCGGATCCGCGACGGGGACGAGGGCCTCGCCCAACAACTTCGCCTGCAGCGCGAGGAACCTGCGCGTGAACTGCGGGCCCGGACCGGGAAAGGCCACCACCGGCTTGCCCAAGCCAGCGGCCTGTTCGTTGGCGGTGCCGCCCATTCCCAAGACGACCGTCGCGCGCACGGCGGCGTCGGCAAAGCGGCGTGTGAGGCGGACGGACAGACCGCGCTGGACGGCCGGTCCCTGCCGATCGAGGACGCGGATCTCATCTCCGGCGAGCACCGCGCCGGCCTTCTCGGCGAGGGTCCGGCTGTGGACGGTCGGGGACAGCGCGCAGAGGAACGCGACGTCGTCGCGCACCGCGGCCACGCGCGCCGCGGCTTCCAGCAGCAGACGGAGGTTGGCGGGCGCGTCGGCGCGGCTGCCCGGGAGCAGCAGGACGACGGGTGCGTGCAGAGGCAGACCGAAGTCGTCGCCGTCAGGCTGCAGGCAGTCCATCATGAGGTTGCCGACGTACTCCGCGCGCAACCCAGCAGCCGCGAACCGCCGGGTCGTGAGCTCGTCGCGCGGGAAGGACGACTCGGCCAGCCGCCGGATCATGGCGATCTCGAAGCCGAGGTGGGGATCGTTGCGTTCCGACTTGGCGGTGGGAACGTAGACGACCCGTCCGGGGTCTGCGGCGGCGGCCATCCACAGGCAGAAGACGTCGCCGATCGCCACGATCCGGTCGACGGCGCCTCGCATCGCCCGCAGGGTCCTGCGCTGCGCGAGCGTGAGCCGGATCCATCCGGCGCGGAGGTCGCGCCACGCCTCGCGCACGCCGGTGCGAAACCCGAAGCCCGCGGTCGGGAGCGTGCGGCGCGGATCCAGCACCGAGACGTCGATCGCGTGGTAGGCGTGGCCCATGCCGACCAGCGGGTAGGCGGACACCGCGGCTCCGCGCGCAACCAGTTCGCGCGCCAGCACCGCACCCATCAGGTCCTCTCCGTATCCGTTGGAGACGATGAGGACGTGCGTTCGGCGGTCGGCGCCGCGTGGTGCGGGGTGGGCCGTCGGCGGTCCCTGCCGCAGCGCCCGCCACACCCCCTCGTAGTATGCCTCCCACAGCATGTGGTTGTAGCACTCGCTGGCGATCAGCAGCCACAGGCGCCGGCGCCATCCGGCCCCGCGCTCCAGTCGCCGTTCGGCGGCGCGCAGGACGACGCGGATCCACGGCGTGAACAGCCCGCTGCGGTAGACGACCCACTTCAGCGGCCGGATCAGCGGGTGGAGTTCCAAGAACATGCCCAACCCGAACGGCGACCCGTGCTTGCGCCAGAAATACACCGCTCCGGCTCCGGATTCGGTCTGCTTGCGGCGCGCCGTGGGGAGGTCTTCGACGTGGTGGTGCCAACTGATCGCGGCCGGCTCCCAGCGCAGGCTCACACCGTGCCTGCGCAGCCGCAGTCCGAGTTCGATGTCCTCCCACCCGTAGCCGGTGAACGACTCGTCGAAACCGCCCACCGCCCACAGGTCGTCGGCGCGCACGGAGAAGTTGCGCGTGATGACGTGGTAGGGGGAGAGGTCTCGTCGGCGTCGGGGCGTCAGATCGGGGAACAGTTCTTTGACCTCCATGAAGGGGTTGGTGCGGGAGGCCGGATGCGTCCGACTCGGCCCCTGTACCCCCACGCGCTCGCCGCCGTCGTGGTGCTTGGCGTGCTGGCGGAGGAGGTCGGGTTCGGCCCAGACATCGGCGTCCAGGAACAGGATCACCGGATGGCGTGCCGCTCGCGCGCCGGCGTTGCGCGCCGCGGCCCGGCCGGCGTTGGGCTGGTACACGTAGCGGACCGGAAGCGTTGCGGACCGCGCCTGGACGACTCGTTGGGTATCGTCGGTCGATCCGTCGTCGAGGACAACGACTTCGAACCGGTCGGGCGGGTAGTCCTGGCGCGCCAGGTGATCCAGGGTCGTGCCCAGCACGTGTGCGCTGTTGTGCGTCGGAATGACGACGGAGATCCTCGTCATCGGGGCGGATTCGTGGGACGGAGATCGACGGCGTTCTGCGAAGAGGCTTCCTGAGGCGCACGGTCCGGTGGCGCCACCATCACCGCGACGAGGAACCAGAACGCAAAGCCCAGGTGGAACGCCTGCAACGTCCCGTCTACCATCTGGTGGCCCATCACTCCGGCAAACGCCGCTGTCGCACCGGCCCGCAGCATCCCGTGCTCGGGGGGACCCCGCAGGCTCCGGGACGCGCCCACCCACGCGATTGCCACGATCAACGCGAGGAAGGCTGCTGCGGCCGGTGCGCCGGTCTCAACCGCCATGCTGAGCAGCAGGTTGTGCGCGAACGGCGGAAACTCGTTGGGATCGCCCGGCAAGCGGTAGCCGGGGAAGACGTGGACGAACGCCCCGAACCCGACACCCCACCAGGGGTGGTCGGCGAACATGCGCCACGACGCCTGCCACAGCAGGAGGCGGTCACGGTTCACTTCGGCTGTCAGCGTCGACCTGGCACGCCGCAAGAGGTCGGGATGCGCCGCCACCGCGACGAGCACGGCCGCCGCGAGCACTCCTGCGGCTGCCCACGCGCGCCGCCGCATGGATGGGGTGCCGACCCGCGCCATGACCAGCAGGGTGAACACGCCGACCCACCAGCCCAGCCACGCGCCCCGGCTCATGGTGCTCGCCAGCCCTGCGAGGATCGGCAGCTGTGCCGCCGCCGCGAGGTACGTCGTGCGGCCGCGGCCGGTGACGAGCAGCGTCAGGGCGAGCAGCGAGGCGATCAGCAGGACGGTGCCGGTGGCGTTGAACCCCAGCTGGGGCAGCTCCCCACGCCCGCCGGTGCCACCCCGCGCGAAGTGGACGATGGCCATCACGCCGGCGACGGCGCCGCCGGCGACCCACCACGTGTACAGCGCGCGCACGAACCTGGGTCTTTCGTGCAGGGTACGTGTCATCGGGGCGCAGCCGAGCATGATGCCCAGTGCGAGCAGCGCGCTGTTGAGCACCGCCAGCGTGCGGTGGTCAGACATCAACGCCGAGGCGGTGACCGCCCCGATCCACACCACGATCAGGGGGTCGATCGGGGTCGGCTCCCAGGGGTTGCGACGGCAGGCGATCGCTTCGAAGACCAGCACCACGAACAGCAAGACCGCCCCGACGAGGGCGTATCCCGGGGAGAGCAGTGCGGCGGTCGCGCAGAGGATGGCGTCCCGCGCCGACGACCAGCCGCCCGCCGGCGCCGCGGGTGGGCTGCCGTGCGGGAACGGTCCGGAGGGGGCGGTTACGGCCGCCGTTGTTACATCTGCGTGGCCCGTACGGTGGCCGTGCGGTTCCATTCCCGTCTGAGCACCTTGAGGTAGTGGCGGTTCAGGACGCCCCGCAGCAGCAGGTGGCGCAGGAAACGGTTCCCAACTCTCTGTAGGATCCCGGGCAGGGTGCGCTCGTTGACCACGCCTCCCAGCGTCATGACCTGAACGACGGCGCCGTGGAGCGGAGTCAGCTGCACGACCATGCGGCTTGCCCACCCCGGGTGCTTGCGCAAGAACCGCACCGCCGTACCCGCGCGCTCTTCTTCTTTGTGCAACAGAGCTGGCAGGGCCGCAGCCGACGGCGCAGGTTGGTAGTGATAGGCCAGCGCGCGGGCAGAGAACACGCGCCGCAGGCCCAGCCGCCGCAGGCGGATCCCCAGGTCCACGTCCTCCCACCCGTACCGGCGGAAGCCCTCGTCGAACCCGCCGGCCGCCAGCAGGTGCGATCGGCGAACCGAGGCGTTCGCGGTGTCCAAGAACGCGGGGGAGGCGTCCCGCATCAGCCTGCCCCTGGCGAACCTGCCGTCCGCCCTGTCGGTCAGGATCAGCGGTCCGCGGCCGACGACCCGCTCGCCGCGCGCATGGACGTCGGCGTGCGCCCGCAGAAACCCGGGCGTGGGGAAGACGTCGCTGTCCACGAAGACGACGACCTCACCGGCGGCCTCCCGAATTCCGCGGTTACGGGCCGCGGCCCGTCCCCGGTTCTCCGGCTGCCTGAGATAGCGGATATGGAGGTCGCTTTCGAAGGCCGTCACCACCTGCCGGGTATGATCGTCGGAGCCGTCGTCGACGACGAGGACCTCGAAGCGGTCGCGGGACAGCGTCTGTTCCGTCAGACACCGCAGGCAGACGCGCAGGATCTCGG is from Armatimonadota bacterium and encodes:
- a CDS encoding DUF485 domain-containing protein, which produces MTSQDEVDSVLWNYPEFDTPEEVEAVFRAQRRLTFGHAALFFAGTLLLPVLQALWDPWVTLPIWGGLTPAFVAATIVYPLFCVLLAISYTMRANRLEEDLLERHRDDSLRPGSWAPPGGR
- a CDS encoding lipid-A-disaccharide synthase-related protein, with amino-acid sequence MTRISVVIPTHNSAHVLGTTLDHLARQDYPPDRFEVVVLDDGSTDDTQRVVQARSATLPVRYVYQPNAGRAAARNAGARAARHPVILFLDADVWAEPDLLRQHAKHHDGGERVGVQGPSRTHPASRTNPFMEVKELFPDLTPRRRRDLSPYHVITRNFSVRADDLWAVGGFDESFTGYGWEDIELGLRLRRHGVSLRWEPAAISWHHHVEDLPTARRKQTESGAGAVYFWRKHGSPFGLGMFLELHPLIRPLKWVVYRSGLFTPWIRVVLRAAERRLERGAGWRRRLWLLIASECYNHMLWEAYYEGVWRALRQGPPTAHPAPRGADRRTHVLIVSNGYGEDLMGAVLARELVARGAAVSAYPLVGMGHAYHAIDVSVLDPRRTLPTAGFGFRTGVREAWRDLRAGWIRLTLAQRRTLRAMRGAVDRIVAIGDVFCLWMAAAADPGRVVYVPTAKSERNDPHLGFEIAMIRRLAESSFPRDELTTRRFAAAGLRAEYVGNLMMDCLQPDGDDFGLPLHAPVVLLLPGSRADAPANLRLLLEAAARVAAVRDDVAFLCALSPTVHSRTLAEKAGAVLAGDEIRVLDRQGPAVQRGLSVRLTRRFADAAVRATVVLGMGGTANEQAAGLGKPVVAFPGPGPQFTRRFLALQAKLLGEALVPVADPAQAAAVVLRLLADPTERTRRGEAGRANMGTPGAAKRMADRILGP
- a CDS encoding O-antigen ligase family protein, translated to MEPHGHRTGHADVTTAAVTAPSGPFPHGSPPAAPAGGWSSARDAILCATAALLSPGYALVGAVLLFVVLVFEAIACRRNPWEPTPIDPLIVVWIGAVTASALMSDHRTLAVLNSALLALGIMLGCAPMTRTLHERPRFVRALYTWWVAGGAVAGVMAIVHFARGGTGGRGELPQLGFNATGTVLLIASLLALTLLVTGRGRTTYLAAAAQLPILAGLASTMSRGAWLGWWVGVFTLLVMARVGTPSMRRRAWAAAGVLAAAVLVAVAAHPDLLRRARSTLTAEVNRDRLLLWQASWRMFADHPWWGVGFGAFVHVFPGYRLPGDPNEFPPFAHNLLLSMAVETGAPAAAAFLALIVAIAWVGASRSLRGPPEHGMLRAGATAAFAGVMGHQMVDGTLQAFHLGFAFWFLVAVMVAPPDRAPQEASSQNAVDLRPTNPPR
- a CDS encoding glycosyltransferase, whose protein sequence is MKLSVVVPTYNRAEILRVCLRCLTEQTLSRDRFEVLVVDDGSDDHTRQVVTAFESDLHIRYLRQPENRGRAAARNRGIREAAGEVVVFVDSDVFPTPGFLRAHADVHARGERVVGRGPLILTDRADGRFARGRLMRDASPAFLDTANASVRRSHLLAAGGFDEGFRRYGWEDVDLGIRLRRLGLRRVFSARALAYHYQPAPSAAALPALLHKEEERAGTAVRFLRKHPGWASRMVVQLTPLHGAVVQVMTLGGVVNERTLPGILQRVGNRFLRHLLLRGVLNRHYLKVLRREWNRTATVRATQM